One Helianthus annuus cultivar XRQ/B chromosome 7, HanXRQr2.0-SUNRISE, whole genome shotgun sequence genomic region harbors:
- the LOC110869217 gene encoding uncharacterized protein LOC110869217 encodes MAESKEAQNDNQMIVVTTEDMAARAVNKRYEGLTTVRAKAVKGKGAWYWAHLEPILIRNPETNNPKAVKLKCNLCEAMFSASNPSRTASEHLKRRTCPKLNSVLPPLSSPSPSSQTNRKRFASIGSSNPGSNNCHLLLSGGKEDLGPLAMLEDSVKKLKTSKPLPHSPQLTRAQIDSALNLLTDWFYESYGSVSFPSLDHTKFKSFMTQLGLPELSRQELISSRLDSKYQEAKLESEVNIRDAEFYQLVSNGWKRKSFEHGEESPAPGPFGLVKFMVNLPNGTTLFQKACFPGGGLTSVPAAYAEEIMWETVTNTCNAAQKCVGIVSDKYKTKALRNLETRNHWMVNLSCQLQGIGSLIKDFRKDLPLFATVIDNCLKISSLFNNNSQARSILNKFRSQEPEFSVSFGVYCENLQNFSSIATLLDSVLTSARVLHLVVTEDSYKLVVMEDSRGSEVADLVQNMRFWNDVEAINALIKVIRGMFDEIEAERPLVGQCLPLWEDLRAKLNEWCVKFSIHNGAVEKIVERRFKKNYHPAWSTAFVLDPVYLTRDASGKYLPPFKCLTCEQEKDVDNLITRLVSREEAHVALTELMKWRSEGLDPLYAQAVQVKQRDPFTGKMKIANPQSSRIIWETVLKEFTVLGKIAVRLLFLHATSCGFKCSSSFMRWVWGQEKVQSRVHLERVQKMIFVAAHSKLKKQEYGNDEEKEVALFASDDDDMVNEAFVDEHLL; translated from the coding sequence ATGGCTGAATCTAAAGAGGCCCAGAATGACAACCAGATGATAGTGGTTACCACAGAAGACATGGCTGCAAGGGCAGTAAACAAGCGATACGAAGGGCTAACAACGGTTCGAGCAAAGGCGGTTAAAGGGAAAGGAGCATGGTACTGGGCACATCTCGAGCCCATCCTCATTCGAAACCCCGAAACCAACAACCCGAAAGCGGTTAAACTCAAATGCAATCTTTGTGAAGCTATGTTCTCAGCTTCAAACCCATCAAGAACCGCTTCCGAACATCTCAAAAGAAGAACCTGCCCCAAACTCAACTCAGTTTTACCACCATTATCTTCCCCTTCCCCTTCATCTCAAACTAACCGTAAGCGGTTCGCTTCTATCGGCAGTTCAAACCCGGGTTCAAATAACTGTCATCTGTTGTTATCTGGTGGAAAAGAGGATTTGGGCCCATTAGCAATGCTAGAAGACAGTGTTAAAAAActcaaaacttcaaaacctttACCACATAGTCCTCAACTAACCCGAGCCCAAATCGATTCAGCGCTTAACTTATTAACCGATTGGTTCTATGAGTCTTACGGGTCAGTCTCATTTCCAAGTTTGGATCACACCAAGTTCAAATCCTTCATGACTCAACTCGGCCTGCCCGAACTTTCCCGACAAGAGCTTATATCTTCACGCCTCGATTCAAAATACCAAGAAGCAAAACTCGAATCCGAAGTTAACATTCGGGACGCAGAGTTTTATCAGCTCGTATCCAACGGCTGGAAACGCAAGAGTTTCGAGCATGGAGAAGAGAGTCCCGCCCCCGGACCTTTCGGTTTGGTTAAGTTTATGGTTAATCTTCCTAACGGAACTACATTGTTTCAAAAGGCGTGTTTTCCTGGCGGTGGTTTAACGTCGGTTCCTGCTGCTTACGCGGAAGAAATCATGTGGGAAACCGTCACGAATACATGTAATGCAGCTCAAAAATGTGTCGGTATAGTGTCGGATAAGTATAAAACAAAGGCGTTGCGAAATTTGGAAACTCGAAACCATTGGATGGTTAATTTATCTTGTCAGCTTCAAGGAATTGGTAGTTTAATCAAGGATTTTCGCAAAGATCTTCCGCTTTTCGCGACAGTTATCGATAATTGCTTAAAGATTAGTAGTTTGTTTAACAATAATTCTCAAGCTAGGAGTATTTTAAACAAGTTTCGGTCACAAGAACCCGAATTCTCCGTTTCTTTCGGAGTTTATTGCGAAAATTTACAAAACTTTTCGTCTATCGCTACACTGTTGGACAGTGTTTTAACGAGTGCTCGGGTTTTACATTTAGTTGTAACCGAAGATTCGTATAAACTTGTGGTTATGGAAGATTCTAGAGGCTCCGAAGTTGCGGATTTGGTTCAAAATATGCGGTTTTGGAATGACGTTGAAGCGATTAACGCGTTAATCAAAGTGATTAGAGGCATGTTCGACGAAATTGAGGCCGAAAGACCGTTAGTCGGTCAATGTCTTCCGCTTTGGGAAGATCTGAGAGCCAAATTAAACGAATGGTGCGTAAAATTCAGCATTCATAACGGGGCGGTTGAGAAAATCGTCGAGAGGCGTTTTAAGAAAAACTATCACCCTGCGTGGTCTACCGCGTTTGTACTTGATCCGGTTTATTTAACGAGGGATGCGAGCGGGAAATATCTCCCGCCGTTTAAATGTTTAACGTGTGAGCAAGAGAAAGATGTGGATAATTTGATTACGCGGTTAGTTTCACGCGAAGAAGCTCACGTTGCGTTAACGGAGCTTATGAAATGGAGGTCCGAGGGACTTGACCCTTTATACGCGCAGGCGGTTCAAGTCAAACAACGTGACCCTTTTACCGGAAAGATGAAAATAGCGAACCCTCAGAGTAGTCGAATCATTTGGGAGACCGTGTTGAAAGAGTTCACCGTGCTTGGTAAGATTGCGGTGAGGCTTTTGTTTCTTCATGCGACGTCTTGTGGGTTCAAGTGTAGTTCGTCTTTCATGAGATGGGTGTGGGGTCAAGAAAAGGTTCAGTCAAGGGTTCATCTTGAAAGGGTTCAAAAAATGATATTCGTTGCAGCTCACTCGAAGCTTAAGAAACAAGAATATGGTAACGATGAGGAGAAAGAGGTAGCGTTATTTGCTAGCGATGATGATGACATGGTAAACGAAGCGTTTGTGGATGAACACTTATTGTAA